The proteins below come from a single uncultured Dethiosulfovibrio sp. genomic window:
- a CDS encoding ASCH domain-containing protein — protein sequence MTETHPSVREMWLNYLNQEGISETEAPAYESWYFCDNEADADELAQLVLDGVKRATASSLEAMEEGGEEVPKAGGFSVITDWEGVAKCVIRTEAIEIIPFREVTAQFAATEGEGDGSLDFWREVHRRFFTRELESVGLNFHEETPVICETFSVVYPPR from the coding sequence ATGACCGAAACACATCCATCTGTGCGTGAAATGTGGTTAAATTATCTGAACCAGGAGGGGATATCGGAGACCGAGGCCCCGGCCTACGAGTCCTGGTACTTCTGCGACAACGAGGCAGACGCCGACGAGCTGGCCCAACTGGTTTTGGACGGAGTTAAGAGAGCGACGGCGTCCTCTCTGGAGGCAATGGAGGAGGGAGGGGAAGAGGTCCCCAAGGCCGGAGGCTTCTCGGTCATCACCGACTGGGAGGGAGTCGCCAAGTGCGTCATAAGGACCGAGGCGATAGAGATAATCCCCTTCCGCGAGGTCACCGCCCAGTTCGCCGCCACGGAAGGAGAGGGAGACGGATCCCTGGACTTCTGGCGGGAGGTGCACAGGCGATTTTTCACCAGAGAGCTCGAATCGGTGGGCCTCAATTTCCACGAGGAGACCCCGGTCATATGCGAGACCTTCTCGGTGGTTTACCCTCCTCGGTGA
- the ggt gene encoding gamma-glutamyltransferase, translating into MKKFHLLCCTMALMATLAGTATAAPRAEITDVFSRHGMVSSAHELASKAGVEIMRKGGNAVDAAVATALALNVVEPNASGIGGGGFMTVRFAETGEVVVIDYRETAPKSSTKDMYASEEAKEKKISKLGGLSIAVPGQTLGLWTALTKYGTMTWEEAAAPAIRLAEEGFVLVPMQNDIIKDNMEKLTDYNDIANVAFLDEEGFPRQGGDIVKQPELAKAFRLIGEKGPKKAFYDGPIGKAVVEAVNKAGGNMALTDLKEYDVVIRKPVRGTYRGYEIFSCPPASSGGTHIVELLNIMENLPVGGWIANGPEYLHYLGESLKLVFADRQKYMGDTAFLDVPLMGLTSKAYAKTLFERIKPYEVMEKVEPGDPWPYDREGNKTAYIGDAVSEQVSTTHFSVVDQRGNIVSSTNTVNYFFGSGVMVPEYGFVLNNQMDDFSQNPESVNAPEPGKRPLSSMSPTIVLDPQGQPFMTVGAAGGWRIITTVGQLIMNVIDFGMTMDQAIEQPRAHAHANNGKASRLQIENFIDPETVMFLNMRGHDVEAVSHIGTAQGILFKGGMMNGGADSRRLGVSVGF; encoded by the coding sequence ATGAAGAAATTTCACCTACTGTGCTGCACAATGGCTCTCATGGCGACCCTAGCAGGGACAGCCACAGCAGCGCCGAGGGCTGAGATCACCGACGTCTTTTCCAGACACGGCATGGTCTCATCAGCCCACGAGCTGGCCTCAAAGGCGGGAGTGGAGATAATGCGAAAAGGCGGCAACGCCGTTGATGCCGCCGTGGCCACGGCCTTGGCCTTAAACGTGGTGGAACCAAACGCATCGGGCATAGGCGGAGGCGGATTCATGACGGTGAGGTTCGCCGAGACCGGCGAGGTCGTGGTTATAGACTACCGTGAGACCGCCCCTAAAAGCTCCACCAAGGATATGTACGCATCAGAGGAGGCAAAAGAGAAAAAGATCTCCAAGCTAGGCGGGCTGTCGATAGCGGTTCCCGGGCAGACACTGGGGCTATGGACCGCCCTCACCAAGTACGGAACCATGACCTGGGAGGAGGCAGCAGCTCCAGCGATTCGCCTGGCGGAGGAGGGCTTTGTCCTAGTTCCCATGCAGAACGACATCATAAAGGACAACATGGAGAAGCTCACCGACTACAACGACATAGCTAACGTGGCCTTCCTGGACGAGGAGGGCTTTCCCCGACAGGGCGGAGATATTGTGAAGCAACCCGAGCTGGCAAAGGCCTTCAGGCTAATAGGGGAGAAAGGGCCTAAAAAGGCCTTTTACGACGGCCCCATAGGCAAGGCGGTGGTTGAGGCGGTCAACAAAGCCGGCGGGAACATGGCTCTGACGGACCTGAAGGAGTACGACGTGGTCATCCGCAAGCCCGTTCGCGGAACTTACAGGGGATACGAAATTTTTTCCTGCCCTCCTGCCTCCAGCGGAGGAACCCACATAGTCGAGCTGCTTAACATCATGGAGAACCTTCCTGTGGGCGGCTGGATCGCAAACGGACCGGAATATCTCCACTACCTGGGAGAATCCCTCAAGCTAGTATTCGCGGACCGTCAAAAGTACATGGGTGATACGGCCTTTTTGGACGTCCCACTCATGGGGCTCACTAGCAAAGCCTACGCAAAAACCCTCTTCGAGAGGATCAAACCATACGAGGTAATGGAAAAGGTGGAGCCAGGCGACCCATGGCCCTACGATAGAGAGGGCAACAAAACGGCCTACATAGGCGACGCCGTGAGCGAACAGGTCTCGACGACCCACTTCTCCGTCGTAGACCAGAGGGGCAACATCGTCTCATCGACGAACACGGTGAACTACTTTTTCGGGTCCGGCGTGATGGTCCCTGAGTACGGCTTCGTGCTCAACAACCAGATGGACGATTTTTCCCAGAACCCGGAGAGCGTAAACGCACCTGAGCCAGGCAAACGGCCTCTCTCCTCCATGAGCCCCACCATCGTCCTTGATCCCCAGGGACAGCCCTTCATGACCGTTGGAGCCGCCGGTGGCTGGCGCATCATAACCACCGTGGGCCAGCTCATCATGAACGTTATCGACTTCGGCATGACCATGGATCAGGCCATCGAACAGCCCAGAGCCCACGCCCATGCCAACAACGGCAAGGCCTCCAGGCTACAGATAGAGAACTTCATCGACCCTGAAACCGTCATGTTCCTGAATATGAGGGGACACGACGTCGAGGCGGTCTCCCACATCGGAACCGCCCAGGGAATACTCTTCAAAGGCGGCATGATGAACGGCGGCGCCGACAGCAGACGGCTCGGGGTGTCGGTGGGCTTTTAA
- a CDS encoding ASCH domain-containing protein, which yields MAELHLSVKEMWLNYLKQEGISESDAPAYESWHFCDNKADADELAQLVLDGVKRATTSSLECTLEEGEEVPKIGALSVVTDWEGIAKCVIKTEKVEVVPFRDVTAQFAATEGEGDRSLDYWRRVHKESFTRAMEELGLKFQEETGAVCETFSVVYPVP from the coding sequence ATGGCAGAGCTACACCTATCGGTCAAAGAAATGTGGCTAAACTATCTAAAGCAGGAGGGCATATCGGAATCAGACGCCCCTGCCTACGAGTCCTGGCACTTCTGCGATAACAAAGCCGACGCCGACGAGCTGGCCCAGCTTGTACTGGACGGGGTTAAGAGGGCGACCACATCGTCTTTGGAATGCACACTGGAGGAGGGGGAGGAGGTCCCCAAAATCGGAGCCCTGTCGGTCGTCACCGACTGGGAGGGGATCGCCAAGTGCGTCATAAAGACGGAGAAGGTGGAGGTAGTCCCCTTCCGTGACGTCACAGCCCAGTTCGCCGCTACAGAGGGGGAGGGAGACAGGTCCCTCGACTATTGGAGGAGAGTCCATAAAGAGAGCTTCACCAGAGCGATGGAGGAGCTTGGGCTCAAGTTTCAAGAGGAAACCGGCGCTGTGTGCGAGACATTCTCGGTGGTCTATCCTGTTCCTTGA
- a CDS encoding PucR family transcriptional regulator ligand-binding domain-containing protein → MSVTVRDILNMAELKGAKVLAGAGGLDRPVSNVNVMEAPDIVRWLHGGEFILTAAYAFRSDPESLMALLEQMRDSGVSALGIKLKRFIDELPSSCIVEADRLCLPIVELPSHLAFGDIIFPILSKIVDESVGDVRFSEAILRSFYSLMASGGTIQQILYTIRSFLREDVGYIDVIGRERYVCGVSRDFDETVHCDTVQSLIHSYISEPVALAGKIYGYIVINVLISDDVDRQWSLVLEHAKSAVLVCAQRDMVARETERRYRDEFVQDLLFKNIRFERELWARAERFDWDFRGRFQVIVADIDGYKSCIGDSDGNPKCIGLEEKREKIIGICVDAMRASYPKIPYTTMTDMVVFLLPLKEGSPMPPLKDILPRIRAMVKERTGFSVTVGVGEPKESCFLCHESYDEAREAINTIRPIMGGDREVYWGRMGMYSVLASISRSTESERFCKSQLAPLLAMKDEGRSELLDTLEGLVHCNWSLKNTASHLCVHYNTLRYRMEKVHQLLGSDLESSDERLSVALALKLHALSRDRSVR, encoded by the coding sequence TTGTCCGTCACCGTCAGGGATATCCTCAATATGGCCGAGCTAAAGGGGGCCAAGGTCTTGGCCGGGGCCGGTGGTCTCGACAGGCCTGTCTCCAACGTCAATGTCATGGAGGCTCCGGACATAGTCCGCTGGCTCCACGGAGGTGAGTTCATCCTCACCGCAGCCTACGCTTTTCGGTCAGACCCCGAAAGCCTCATGGCCCTTCTGGAGCAGATGAGGGACTCGGGGGTCTCGGCCCTCGGAATAAAGCTGAAACGGTTCATAGACGAGCTCCCCTCCAGCTGTATCGTCGAGGCGGACCGGCTTTGTCTTCCCATAGTGGAGCTCCCGTCCCATCTTGCCTTCGGTGACATCATCTTTCCCATACTGTCCAAAATAGTAGACGAGAGCGTCGGGGACGTTCGGTTCTCCGAGGCGATATTGCGGTCTTTCTACTCCCTGATGGCCTCCGGCGGAACGATACAACAGATACTTTATACCATAAGGAGTTTTTTGAGGGAGGACGTGGGCTATATCGACGTCATAGGCAGGGAGAGATACGTCTGTGGGGTCTCCAGGGACTTCGACGAGACGGTCCACTGCGACACGGTCCAGAGCCTGATCCACAGCTATATATCCGAACCAGTGGCCCTTGCGGGGAAGATCTACGGCTATATCGTGATAAACGTCCTTATCTCCGACGACGTGGATCGTCAGTGGAGCCTCGTCCTGGAGCACGCTAAGAGCGCGGTCTTGGTCTGCGCCCAGAGGGACATGGTGGCCCGAGAGACCGAGAGGCGATACAGGGACGAGTTCGTCCAGGATCTGCTGTTCAAGAACATCCGGTTCGAGAGGGAGCTTTGGGCCAGGGCGGAGCGGTTCGACTGGGATTTCAGGGGGCGGTTTCAGGTTATAGTGGCCGATATCGACGGCTATAAGTCCTGCATAGGCGACTCGGACGGAAATCCCAAGTGTATTGGCCTTGAGGAAAAAAGGGAGAAGATAATAGGCATCTGCGTCGATGCCATGAGGGCCTCCTATCCCAAGATCCCCTACACCACCATGACCGATATGGTGGTCTTTCTGCTTCCGTTGAAGGAAGGATCTCCGATGCCCCCCCTTAAGGACATCCTTCCAAGGATCAGGGCCATGGTAAAGGAGAGGACCGGTTTCTCCGTGACCGTAGGTGTCGGTGAGCCTAAGGAGAGCTGTTTTCTCTGTCACGAGAGCTACGACGAAGCCAGGGAGGCCATAAACACAATAAGGCCCATAATGGGAGGGGACCGTGAGGTCTACTGGGGCCGAATGGGAATGTACTCGGTGTTGGCGTCGATCAGCAGATCCACCGAGTCGGAGCGTTTCTGCAAGTCTCAGCTTGCTCCTCTCCTAGCCATGAAGGACGAGGGTCGGTCGGAGCTCCTGGACACCTTGGAGGGGCTGGTCCACTGTAACTGGTCCCTGAAGAACACCGCCTCCCATCTCTGCGTACACTACAACACCCTTCGTTACAGGATGGAAAAGGTCCATCAGCTTCTCGGGTCCGATCTGGAATCTTCCGATGAAAGACTGAGCGTCGCTCTGGCTCTCAAACTACACGCACTGTCCAGAGATAGGTCCGTCCGTTAG
- a CDS encoding Zn-dependent hydrolase, translated as MELKVSSDRIKKDIETIGTLSRDDERGRTCFSYSDRDMAVRSYLMDQMADLGMEISIDGVGNVRGRLPGRSDLPPVLSGSHVDSVFQGGDYDGVVGVAAALEVARCLATRDEPLKRPYEVVIFSEEEGSNFGVTCAGSKAMTGYLSLEDVKKLLSQSGMSMYDMCSFRGFDPDRIPSQKVAPGEIHAMVELHVEQSVVLESESMEIGVVQSIAGLCQSRITFKGSANHAGSTPMRLRQDALIGAARVISGVKGIVQEDPSPSVVGTVGYIKCEPNVSNVIPGEVTFSLDVRDVSQEAIDRVMHQVGLLVEQVASDCGLERSMEILGRQSPVNMSQSVARAIADSAGSSGFSCKAMNSGAVHDAVLLSSITDTGLIFVPSKGGKSHCPEEYTSMEQIAKGAQVLLSTVISLAE; from the coding sequence ATGGAGCTTAAAGTCTCATCTGATCGTATAAAAAAGGACATCGAAACCATCGGAACCTTGAGCAGGGACGACGAAAGGGGCAGGACGTGCTTTTCCTACAGCGACCGGGATATGGCGGTCAGGTCCTACCTGATGGATCAGATGGCCGACCTCGGCATGGAGATATCCATTGACGGGGTAGGCAACGTGAGGGGCCGTCTCCCCGGTCGGAGCGACCTTCCCCCGGTTCTGAGTGGTTCCCACGTTGACTCGGTCTTTCAGGGAGGGGATTACGACGGAGTGGTCGGCGTAGCGGCGGCACTGGAGGTCGCCAGATGTCTCGCCACCAGGGACGAGCCTCTTAAAAGGCCCTACGAAGTGGTGATTTTCTCCGAGGAGGAGGGATCCAACTTCGGCGTCACCTGCGCCGGAAGCAAGGCAATGACCGGCTATTTATCCCTGGAGGACGTAAAAAAGCTCTTATCTCAGTCGGGAATGTCCATGTACGACATGTGCAGTTTCAGGGGATTCGATCCCGACAGGATTCCTTCCCAGAAGGTCGCTCCCGGTGAGATACACGCCATGGTGGAACTCCACGTGGAGCAGAGCGTAGTTCTCGAGTCCGAGTCCATGGAGATAGGGGTAGTCCAATCCATAGCTGGACTGTGCCAAAGCAGGATCACCTTTAAGGGGTCGGCGAATCACGCCGGTTCCACCCCCATGAGGCTGAGGCAGGACGCATTGATCGGAGCAGCGAGGGTTATCTCTGGGGTTAAGGGCATAGTTCAGGAGGATCCTTCTCCGTCGGTGGTGGGGACCGTTGGTTACATAAAGTGCGAGCCCAACGTATCCAACGTGATCCCAGGTGAGGTTACGTTCTCCCTGGACGTTCGGGACGTCAGCCAGGAGGCCATCGACAGGGTCATGCATCAGGTAGGGCTTCTGGTGGAGCAGGTTGCCTCGGACTGTGGGCTTGAAAGGTCGATGGAGATATTGGGCCGTCAGAGCCCGGTCAACATGTCCCAGTCGGTGGCCAGGGCCATAGCGGACTCGGCTGGATCTTCCGGCTTTTCCTGTAAGGCGATGAACAGCGGTGCGGTCCACGATGCGGTGTTGCTCAGCTCTATCACCGATACCGGGTTGATATTCGTACCAAGCAAGGGCGGAAAGAGCCACTGCCCGGAGGAATACACGTCCATGGAACAGATAGCTAAAGGGGCTCAGGTGCTTTTATCGACGGTCATATCGTTGGCGGAGTGA
- the allE gene encoding (S)-ureidoglycine aminohydrolase — protein MGYPKDFLTTRAVVRHGAYAVIPPEGRVINVIPGFEGFTTTIIASPKMGASFVQYISKVAPGAKTTAPFGGDGVETFVFFLDGEGELSVGAKGETYTLNQGGYVFAPEDAPMTIENRSQGTMRVVLYKQRYIPVEGHSARVVCGNVNDIAEEFYDEMENVFIQDLLPKDLGFDVNFHVLSFEPDGCHPFVETHVQEHGAYIMNGQGIYLLGDEWIQVKKEDFIWFGPYTQQAVYATGRERLSYIYSKDFNRDVDI, from the coding sequence ATGGGATATCCAAAGGATTTTCTTACCACTAGGGCCGTGGTCCGCCACGGGGCCTACGCCGTGATTCCCCCCGAGGGGAGGGTCATAAACGTGATCCCCGGTTTTGAGGGGTTCACCACCACTATCATAGCTTCCCCGAAGATGGGGGCAAGCTTCGTCCAGTACATTTCCAAGGTCGCGCCAGGGGCCAAGACCACCGCTCCCTTCGGAGGAGACGGAGTTGAAACCTTTGTCTTCTTCCTGGACGGAGAAGGAGAGCTATCGGTGGGGGCTAAGGGCGAGACCTACACCCTGAACCAGGGTGGCTACGTATTCGCCCCGGAGGACGCCCCTATGACGATAGAGAACCGGTCCCAGGGGACTATGAGGGTTGTTCTCTACAAACAGAGGTACATCCCTGTGGAGGGGCACAGCGCCAGGGTCGTCTGCGGTAACGTGAACGACATAGCCGAGGAGTTCTACGACGAGATGGAGAACGTGTTCATCCAGGATCTCCTGCCGAAGGATCTGGGCTTCGACGTGAACTTCCACGTCCTGTCCTTCGAGCCCGACGGATGCCACCCCTTCGTGGAGACCCATGTCCAAGAGCACGGCGCCTACATCATGAACGGCCAGGGGATCTACCTTCTTGGAGACGAGTGGATTCAGGTCAAGAAAGAGGACTTCATCTGGTTCGGCCCCTACACCCAGCAGGCGG